A window of the Aquimarina spinulae genome harbors these coding sequences:
- a CDS encoding GrpB family protein, translated as MLIQNYQPGWIHDFNSIKEVIKEALRNTEITIEHVGSTAVKDLAAKPIIDIDIVYGKNVAFETIQRGLEELGYYHNGDQGIKEREAFKRKKTDTKHTILDFITHHLYVCPLHSKELQRHLMFRDYLIKNANEREAYQKIKLEIAKKANQDQKVYAKLKETMAKEFIESVLKKAREENT; from the coding sequence ATGCTAATACAAAACTATCAACCCGGTTGGATTCATGATTTTAATAGTATTAAAGAAGTGATTAAAGAGGCGCTTCGGAATACAGAAATTACTATCGAACATGTTGGCAGTACTGCAGTTAAAGACTTAGCGGCAAAACCTATTATTGATATCGATATTGTCTACGGTAAAAACGTGGCTTTTGAAACAATACAAAGAGGATTAGAAGAACTGGGGTATTATCACAATGGAGATCAGGGAATAAAAGAAAGAGAAGCTTTTAAGCGAAAAAAAACAGATACCAAGCATACCATATTAGATTTTATCACACATCACCTTTATGTTTGTCCGCTTCATAGTAAAGAATTACAAAGACATTTAATGTTCAGGGATTATTTGATAAAGAATGCAAACGAAAGAGAAGCATACCAAAAAATTAAACTCGAAATAGCCAAAAAAGCAAACCAAGATCAAAAAGTATATGCCAAATTGAAGGAGACTATGGCAAAGGAGTTTATTGAATCTGTTCTTAAAAAAGCTAGAGAAGAGAATACATAA
- a CDS encoding GyrI-like domain-containing protein gives MMKHEWRKKEKGVYIPKNTPEIIKIPEYNFLTIEGEGNPNNEFFSEYIGILYAISYAIKMGLKKQETIPKGYFDYTVYPLEGIWDINEAAKVTYKGTIDKDDLVFKLMIRQPNFVDDELAKYMIDQTKKKKPHVLLEKVRFEKITEGKCIQMMHLGSYDNEPESFKVMEEFAEKEHLYRPSKVHREIYLSDFRKVPAEKLKTVLRFKVVSK, from the coding sequence ATGATGAAGCACGAATGGAGAAAAAAAGAAAAAGGAGTGTATATACCCAAAAACACCCCCGAAATTATTAAAATTCCCGAATATAATTTTCTTACTATCGAGGGAGAAGGCAATCCTAATAATGAATTCTTTTCAGAGTATATTGGTATACTGTATGCGATTTCATACGCGATAAAAATGGGATTAAAAAAACAAGAAACTATACCCAAAGGATATTTTGATTATACAGTTTATCCGTTAGAAGGGATTTGGGATATTAATGAAGCAGCAAAGGTTACATACAAAGGTACTATTGATAAAGATGACCTGGTTTTTAAATTAATGATCAGGCAACCCAACTTTGTTGATGATGAATTAGCGAAATACATGATTGATCAAACCAAAAAAAAGAAACCTCATGTATTATTAGAAAAAGTAAGATTTGAGAAGATAACAGAAGGCAAGTGTATACAAATGATGCATTTGGGAAGTTATGACAATGAACCTGAAAGTTTTAAGGTGATGGAAGAATTTGCTGAAAAAGAACATCTCTACAGACCTTCTAAAGTACATAGAGAAATTTACCTATCTGATTTTAGAAAAGTACCCGCCGAAAAGTTAAAAACAGTTTTACGGTTTAAAGTAGTTTCAAAGTAA
- a CDS encoding DUF4386 domain-containing protein has translation MNSNQKTGRIAGLIFLIIIAAGMFAEFFVRQKIFVTDDPAATAANIANNGWLYRLGIVSDLVMILAFFFYPLVLDRVFKHVNKELSRLMVSSVMISVAILCVTMLAMIAPLLLTSGADYMVGFTTDQINGLVTFFLKLHTNGYVISQIFYGLYLFPLGYMIFKSGLAPKIIGVLLILGCIGDQIDVIRYFLFPDSESVVLQNITIPADLGEMSLCLWLLIMGLRNKKVETESVA, from the coding sequence ATGAATTCAAATCAAAAAACAGGAAGAATTGCAGGATTAATATTTCTTATCATCATAGCCGCTGGCATGTTTGCAGAATTTTTTGTTCGCCAAAAGATTTTTGTAACCGATGATCCTGCTGCGACTGCAGCTAATATCGCTAATAATGGGTGGTTATATCGACTAGGAATTGTTAGTGATTTGGTGATGATTCTTGCATTTTTCTTCTATCCATTAGTTTTAGATAGAGTGTTTAAGCATGTTAATAAAGAGCTATCCAGACTTATGGTGTCGTCGGTTATGATCTCTGTGGCGATATTATGTGTTACAATGCTTGCAATGATAGCACCTTTGTTACTAACTAGTGGAGCTGATTATATGGTAGGATTTACTACCGATCAGATAAACGGTTTGGTTACGTTCTTTCTAAAACTACATACCAATGGTTATGTTATTTCACAGATATTTTATGGGTTGTATTTGTTTCCACTTGGATATATGATTTTTAAATCTGGTCTTGCTCCAAAGATTATTGGGGTGTTGTTGATACTTGGATGTATTGGTGATCAGATCGATGTGATCAGATATTTCCTTTTCCCGGATAGCGAGTCGGTAGTATTACAAAACATAACTATACCTGCAGACCTGGGAGAGATGTCATTATGCTTATGGTTATTGATTATGGGACTGCGAAATAAGAAAGTAGAAACAGAAAGTGTTGCTTAA
- a CDS encoding metallophosphoesterase family protein: MYEKIAHITDLHLDEEYPLKNGILARKKFDSIVKDIEDKKITRIVCTGDIGENKGIPYFFEQLKTKALSITLGNHDTFSEISKYYNKGADYDSEKLYSSTITEYYKFIYLDSSEGIIDEKQLLWLEKELISTTPIIIFVHHPIIGLNLKVDEIGKLKNRASVISLLENRPNKITIFCGHYHMESTVLHKNITQHITPAVSYQVEKTLNTIEINTTVFGYRIIEIDKYNTSSKIRLLHNAN, encoded by the coding sequence ATGTATGAAAAAATAGCACATATAACCGATTTGCATTTAGATGAAGAATACCCATTAAAAAATGGCATACTGGCTAGAAAAAAATTCGACAGTATTGTAAAGGATATAGAAGATAAAAAGATTACCAGGATTGTTTGTACAGGAGACATTGGCGAAAACAAAGGAATCCCATATTTCTTCGAACAACTTAAAACTAAGGCCTTATCAATTACTTTGGGGAATCATGATACGTTTTCTGAAATTTCAAAATATTATAACAAAGGTGCTGATTACGATTCAGAAAAATTATACAGCAGCACTATAACAGAGTATTACAAATTCATATACTTAGATTCCTCAGAAGGAATAATTGATGAGAAACAATTGTTATGGCTTGAAAAAGAACTTATTTCGACAACCCCGATTATCATTTTTGTACATCATCCCATTATTGGTCTTAATTTGAAAGTTGATGAAATTGGAAAACTTAAAAACAGAGCGAGTGTAATCTCTCTATTAGAGAATCGCCCAAATAAGATTACAATTTTTTGTGGGCACTATCATATGGAGAGTACTGTACTTCATAAAAATATTACGCAACACATTACTCCTGCTGTTTCTTATCAAGTAGAAAAAACTCTAAATACTATAGAAATCAATACTACTGTTTTTGGTTACAGGATTATCGAAATAGATAAATACAACACATCATCAAAAATTCGACTATTACACAATGCAAACTAA
- a CDS encoding helix-turn-helix domain-containing protein yields MIKLEEITTTPTFTNQLENKILYAKHHDDISISYASTYSLKYVIEGTKYYNFDNQDIKITKNQYLIINNNSCITTEAKKGTKGLSFFLSPKLISEIYKYHTNDTSQLEFLEVTQKKSNNEVGFLLDKITNLYEHNLLDFNRQMENLFIRISEAIVQEQANIDTGFATLKIVKHNTKKELFKLISVTKEYLNDSISEDISLESMSRDIGISKYYLHRLFTEINGTTPLGYLTTIRLAKAKHRLRYSKDSIFEIAIECGFDNTSYFSNLFKKHTGSTPTQYRKNL; encoded by the coding sequence ATGATAAAACTTGAAGAAATAACAACTACTCCAACATTTACAAATCAATTAGAGAATAAGATACTATACGCTAAGCACCATGATGATATTTCTATATCATATGCCTCTACATATTCTTTAAAGTATGTTATCGAAGGAACTAAATACTATAATTTCGACAATCAAGACATTAAGATTACAAAAAATCAATATCTAATTATAAATAATAATAGCTGCATTACTACCGAAGCAAAAAAAGGGACAAAAGGATTATCTTTCTTTTTATCCCCAAAACTAATCAGTGAAATATACAAATACCACACTAATGATACATCACAACTTGAATTTCTTGAAGTGACTCAGAAAAAATCAAATAATGAAGTAGGGTTTTTATTGGATAAAATCACTAATCTCTATGAGCATAACCTACTCGATTTTAATCGACAAATGGAGAATTTATTCATTCGTATCTCTGAGGCAATTGTACAAGAACAAGCTAATATTGATACCGGGTTTGCAACATTAAAAATAGTAAAACACAATACAAAAAAAGAACTGTTTAAATTAATTTCGGTAACCAAAGAATATTTAAATGATAGTATTAGTGAAGATATCTCGCTAGAGAGTATGAGTAGAGATATTGGTATCAGCAAGTATTATTTACACCGATTATTCACCGAAATTAACGGGACTACGCCGTTGGGATATTTAACTACTATTCGTTTAGCAAAAGCAAAGCATAGATTACGATATTCTAAAGATTCTATTTTTGAAATTGCCATCGAATGTGGTTTTGATAATACGTCTTACTTCTCTAACCTATTTAAAAAACACACAGGCTCTACTCCTACTCAATACAGAAAAAATTTATAA
- a CDS encoding N-acetyltransferase → MEQLIDLNTENISTEHICCAISDKKCSDSYQAKKDWLTKEFNNGYVFRRINERAKVFIEYGPAENAWIPIKASNYLNINCFWVSGKFKKNGYGKELLKTAIDDAKSQGKDGLVTVVGTKKFHFMSDTKWFLKQGFEEIERISSGFSLLAKKINPKAELPKFNESVKSGECSEKNGIVVYYSNRCPFAEFHAKNSLIETAKKRKIPLKIIKLETMKQAQSAPSPATIFSLFYNGKFMTTDISVCMDTRYDKVMSKILK, encoded by the coding sequence ATGGAACAGTTAATCGATTTAAATACAGAAAACATATCGACAGAGCATATTTGCTGCGCAATATCTGATAAGAAATGTTCTGATAGTTATCAGGCCAAAAAAGATTGGTTGACTAAAGAATTCAATAACGGATATGTATTTAGGCGAATTAATGAAAGAGCGAAAGTATTTATAGAATACGGCCCCGCAGAAAATGCCTGGATTCCAATTAAAGCATCTAATTACCTGAATATTAATTGCTTTTGGGTGTCTGGAAAATTCAAAAAGAATGGATATGGAAAAGAACTCTTAAAAACAGCAATTGACGACGCCAAGAGTCAAGGAAAAGATGGGTTAGTCACCGTTGTAGGTACTAAGAAGTTTCATTTTATGAGTGATACAAAATGGTTTCTAAAGCAAGGGTTTGAGGAGATTGAAAGAATTTCGAGTGGATTTAGTCTTTTAGCAAAAAAAATAAATCCGAAAGCCGAATTGCCAAAATTTAATGAATCTGTAAAAAGCGGAGAATGTTCTGAAAAAAATGGAATTGTAGTTTATTATTCTAATCGTTGCCCTTTTGCAGAGTTTCACGCAAAAAACTCTCTGATCGAAACTGCAAAAAAAAGAAAAATTCCATTAAAAATAATTAAATTAGAAACCATGAAACAGGCTCAATCTGCTCCAAGTCCGGCAACCATTTTTAGCCTTTTCTATAATGGGAAATTTATGACAACAGATATTAGTGTTTGTATGGACACACGATATGATAAAGTAATGAGCAAAATTTTAAAATAA
- a CDS encoding FAD-dependent monooxygenase, producing MANNISIIGGGIGGFVTALSFDKLNIPYTLYERAASLKVVGAGIWLSPNALQVLEWINPELLKEIRDSGNSFNRILVADHKLKPISNSDQKFVQEKFGYTTMAIHRGKLQQILYKYVKQENIELNKTFKEYFQNSDKSLKVNFTDGTSIQTRSIIGADGINSGVRKQLFPNSKIRYTGQTCWRGVSDYNLNSELQSVGFTLWGQKFQFGISKISEGKVYWFAVKLSEPNLQDDRENLKDKLTNMFSGYHPLVNDLIKNTSIDKIIRGDLSDLELLQKWNTQNICLIGDAAHSMTPDLGQGGAQAIEDAFYIVNFIKKSSSLETAYNDFYTYRKSKVEKLVKQSRITSKIAITNRFNEIIRNFILKYTPEKFMQKQMVELYQLDKTIVENRKN from the coding sequence ATGGCAAATAATATATCAATCATTGGAGGAGGAATAGGAGGATTTGTAACAGCGCTATCCTTTGATAAATTAAATATTCCCTATACATTATACGAAAGAGCAGCGTCTTTAAAAGTAGTAGGAGCCGGAATATGGTTATCACCAAATGCACTACAAGTATTAGAGTGGATTAATCCTGAGTTATTAAAAGAAATTCGAGATTCTGGAAATAGTTTCAACCGAATTTTAGTAGCTGATCACAAATTAAAACCAATATCCAACTCTGACCAGAAGTTTGTTCAAGAAAAATTTGGATACACTACAATGGCAATTCATAGAGGAAAACTACAGCAAATTTTATACAAATACGTAAAGCAGGAAAATATAGAACTTAATAAAACCTTCAAAGAATATTTCCAAAATAGTGACAAATCCCTAAAAGTTAATTTTACAGACGGGACTTCAATTCAAACCAGATCCATTATTGGTGCAGACGGTATTAATTCTGGTGTAAGAAAACAATTATTTCCTAATAGTAAAATAAGGTATACCGGGCAAACTTGCTGGAGAGGGGTTTCTGATTATAATTTAAATAGCGAACTACAATCGGTTGGTTTTACGTTATGGGGGCAAAAGTTTCAATTCGGAATATCTAAAATATCTGAAGGAAAAGTATATTGGTTTGCCGTAAAATTAAGCGAACCTAATTTGCAGGATGATAGAGAAAACCTAAAGGACAAATTAACGAATATGTTTTCGGGGTATCATCCCCTCGTTAATGACTTGATTAAAAATACATCAATCGACAAAATCATTAGAGGCGACCTTTCGGATTTAGAGCTGCTACAAAAATGGAATACACAAAATATTTGCCTTATTGGTGATGCAGCACATAGTATGACTCCTGATTTGGGACAAGGTGGTGCTCAAGCAATCGAAGATGCTTTTTATATAGTTAACTTCATTAAAAAATCTAGTAGCTTAGAAACTGCTTACAATGATTTTTACACGTATAGAAAATCGAAAGTCGAAAAATTAGTTAAGCAATCCAGGATTACATCAAAAATTGCAATAACAAATCGATTTAATGAAATCATTAGAAATTTTATCCTAAAATATACACCAGAAAAGTTTATGCAAAAGCAAATGGTTGAATTGTACCAACTAGATAAGACTATTGTCGAAAATCGAAAAAATTAA
- a CDS encoding Crp/Fnr family transcriptional regulator, translating to MNKEEIIDLISEKYSPLTSACKLEFSNHSKILNLKKGDAIVKEGQYSDKAFFIVSGCARAYYLNDGKDITDWFAFEKDFICAINSFFQNIPSPHYIEVLEDTILLEVSRDSTLKLSDKHHDFERLSKTVATMTMLKLQARIVSIQFQSAEQKYQSLLSAYPNITQRIALTHIASFLGITLETLSRIRKLNSKI from the coding sequence ATGAATAAGGAAGAAATCATAGATCTGATTAGCGAGAAGTATTCTCCTTTAACTTCGGCATGTAAATTAGAATTCTCTAATCATTCTAAAATATTAAATCTTAAAAAAGGAGATGCAATAGTAAAGGAAGGACAATATTCTGATAAGGCCTTTTTTATTGTAAGTGGTTGTGCCAGGGCTTATTATTTAAATGACGGAAAAGATATTACCGATTGGTTTGCTTTTGAAAAGGATTTTATTTGTGCTATCAATAGTTTTTTTCAAAACATTCCGAGTCCACATTATATAGAAGTACTAGAAGATACTATACTATTAGAAGTCTCTAGAGATAGTACTTTAAAATTATCTGATAAGCATCACGATTTTGAGCGATTAAGTAAAACAGTTGCGACTATGACAATGCTAAAACTTCAGGCACGAATTGTTTCTATTCAGTTTCAATCTGCCGAACAAAAATACCAAAGCCTTTTATCTGCTTATCCAAATATTACCCAAAGAATAGCATTAACACATATTGCATCCTTCCTGGGAATAACTCTTGAAACGTTGAGTAGAATACGAAAACTTAATAGCAAAATTTGA
- a CDS encoding acetolactate decarboxylase, with protein MIIKKVVIRLFVSGVLLSCNSVKKETISDDTYSDIIIVGAMKNVMWKGELSSSIDLDTISNKKGLYGLGPESYLTGELLINNGQNYVSKVTSDSTMVVEKRFNVSAPFFVYANINEWDEIELPSNITTTQDLEKFIDERTTENKRPFAFKLIGNVSKAIIHVQNLPEGTKVSSPDEAHQGQTNYELKNEETEIVGFFSTKHKGVFTHHDSYLHMHLITKDKSKMGHLDKLEIENMKLYLPKK; from the coding sequence ATGATCATAAAAAAAGTAGTAATCAGACTATTTGTATCCGGAGTGTTGTTAAGTTGCAATTCGGTTAAAAAAGAAACCATTTCGGATGATACCTATTCTGACATAATAATTGTTGGAGCGATGAAAAATGTGATGTGGAAAGGAGAGTTGAGTAGCAGTATTGACCTTGACACCATTTCGAACAAAAAAGGACTTTACGGACTTGGACCTGAAAGTTATCTCACAGGTGAACTACTGATTAATAACGGACAAAACTACGTTTCTAAAGTAACTTCTGATTCTACTATGGTAGTTGAAAAAAGGTTTAATGTTTCAGCACCTTTCTTTGTTTATGCAAATATAAACGAATGGGATGAAATTGAATTACCTTCAAATATTACAACAACCCAGGACCTAGAGAAGTTTATTGACGAGAGAACAACCGAAAACAAACGACCATTTGCTTTCAAGCTAATTGGAAATGTTTCAAAGGCAATCATTCACGTTCAAAACCTGCCTGAAGGCACAAAAGTTTCTTCACCAGATGAAGCTCACCAAGGACAGACAAATTATGAACTAAAAAACGAAGAGACCGAAATTGTTGGATTTTTCTCGACCAAGCATAAAGGAGTTTTTACACATCACGATTCATATCTACATATGCACTTAATTACAAAAGATAAAAGTAAAATGGGGCATTTAGACAAACTAGAAATTGAAAATATGAAATTGTATCTACCAAAAAAATAA
- a CDS encoding GNAT family N-acetyltransferase: MKNKILEIKQITSSETLPIRHKVMWPNKPIAYVELPNDKHARHFGLFVNGEITSIISLFVERNEVQFRKFATLIEFQGLGYGTILLKNIIDLIKKEGIKKLWCNARIEKSKFYERFGLKPTDKKFKKGGIEYVIMEKTFTENAIS, translated from the coding sequence ATGAAAAATAAAATTCTTGAAATTAAACAAATTACCTCCTCCGAAACTTTACCAATTCGACATAAAGTTATGTGGCCAAATAAACCGATAGCATATGTAGAATTGCCAAATGATAAACATGCGAGGCATTTTGGTTTATTTGTAAATGGAGAAATAACATCAATAATATCCTTATTCGTAGAGAGAAATGAAGTGCAATTTAGAAAATTCGCAACATTAATTGAATTTCAAGGATTAGGATATGGAACAATTCTATTAAAAAATATAATAGATTTAATAAAGAAAGAAGGCATTAAAAAATTATGGTGTAATGCTCGAATAGAAAAATCAAAATTCTATGAGAGATTTGGCTTAAAACCTACAGATAAAAAATTTAAGAAAGGTGGAATTGAATATGTAATCATGGAAAAAACTTTTACAGAAAATGCAATATCATAA